One window of the Archangium primigenium genome contains the following:
- a CDS encoding 1,4-dihydroxy-2-naphthoate polyprenyltransferase, translated as MSSMLAPAAAPAPRPTLKTWLMAARPKTLTAALVPVMVGTALAFGLGVGRWLPALAALVGAMFIQVGTNLTNDYFDFKKGADTEERVGPRRVTQSGLIAPETVLASALACFGLAVLTGVYLVGVGGWPIVAIGVASVLSGYAYTGGPYPLAYHGLGDVFVFVFFGLVAVPGTFYVQALTVSPAAWSAAVPVGAIGTALLVVNNLRDAATDVKAGKRTLVVRWGTTAGKVEYALLLALAYATPLGMWALDQASPGVFLAWLSAPLAVPLLRQVGGQRGAALNPTLGGTARLQLVFGVLFSVGLWWR; from the coding sequence ATGAGTTCGATGTTGGCCCCCGCCGCCGCCCCGGCGCCTCGCCCCACCTTGAAGACGTGGCTCATGGCCGCCCGTCCCAAGACGCTCACCGCGGCCCTGGTGCCGGTGATGGTGGGCACGGCGCTCGCCTTCGGGCTGGGCGTGGGCCGCTGGCTGCCGGCGCTCGCGGCGCTCGTGGGCGCCATGTTCATCCAGGTGGGCACCAACCTCACGAACGATTACTTCGACTTCAAGAAGGGCGCGGACACGGAGGAGCGGGTGGGCCCGCGGCGGGTGACGCAGAGCGGGCTCATCGCCCCGGAGACGGTGCTGGCCAGCGCGCTCGCGTGCTTCGGCCTGGCGGTGCTCACGGGCGTGTACCTGGTGGGCGTGGGCGGCTGGCCCATCGTGGCCATCGGCGTGGCGTCGGTGCTCTCCGGCTACGCGTACACGGGCGGCCCCTATCCCCTGGCCTACCACGGGCTGGGCGACGTGTTCGTCTTCGTCTTCTTCGGCCTCGTGGCGGTGCCGGGCACCTTCTACGTGCAGGCGCTCACGGTGAGCCCGGCGGCCTGGAGCGCGGCGGTGCCCGTGGGCGCCATCGGCACGGCGCTGCTCGTGGTCAACAACCTGCGGGACGCCGCCACGGACGTGAAGGCGGGCAAGCGCACCCTGGTGGTGCGCTGGGGCACCACGGCGGGCAAGGTCGAGTACGCGCTGCTGCTCGCGCTCGCCTACGCGACGCCGCTCGGGATGTGGGCCCTGGACCAGGCGAGCCCCGGGGTGTTCCTCGCGTGGCTCAGCGCGCCGCTGGCGGTGCCGCTGCTGCGTCAGGTGGGGGGCCAGCGGGGGGCGGCGCTCAACCCCACGCTGGGCGGGACGGCGCGGCTGCAGCTCGTGTTCGGCGTGCTCTTCTCCGTGGGGCTGTGGTGGAGGTAG
- the menD gene encoding 2-succinyl-5-enolpyruvyl-6-hydroxy-3-cyclohexene-1-carboxylic-acid synthase, with protein sequence MSEGNLNQLWARGLMEELVRGGLRHAVVCPGSRSSPLAHACATTEGLRVWSVIDERSAGFFALGLAKQSRGPVVLVATSGTAGAHFYPAVIEAALSQVPLLVLTADRPLELQGWGAAQTVPQARLFGEFARWFVDLGMPEAHEGALLHLRASASRALATATRAPRGAVHLNVPMRDPLYPTPESVDVKHLSELARHGRPGQPLTRIVPPARPPEPQALEAVRERIQATERGLIVCGPRDENDGFAEAITELAEVTGYPVLAEATSQARYGGGPFTISLYDAMLRHEAFARAHRPQLVLRFGGGLTARGPQTWLDGSGAEVVLFSDEGALFDPQHRASRVVEGSAVAACAALTRGLSRRGLGTWARGFLWAEQWTRAALESAFSEEGGLTEMRLAHDVVGALPDGANLFVSSSMPIRDVDAFAPSTTRSLRVLANRGANGIDGIVSSALGMAAASTRPTVLLTGDLALLHDVGGLLTARRCGIPLTVVVVNNDGGGIFSFLPIAQAEQTRTHYESLWGTPHGVDFSHAAALYQARYRRPDSPAALRAAVLEGLKGGLNLIEVRVPERDRNVEAHRRLFARMTAALGEGPWL encoded by the coding sequence ATGTCTGAGGGCAACCTGAACCAGCTCTGGGCGCGCGGCCTGATGGAGGAGCTGGTTCGCGGCGGACTGCGGCACGCGGTGGTGTGCCCTGGCTCGCGCTCCTCGCCCCTGGCGCACGCGTGCGCCACGACGGAGGGCCTGCGCGTCTGGTCCGTCATCGACGAGCGCAGCGCGGGCTTCTTCGCGCTGGGCCTGGCCAAGCAGTCGCGCGGGCCCGTGGTCCTGGTGGCCACGAGTGGCACGGCCGGCGCGCACTTCTACCCGGCCGTCATCGAGGCGGCCCTGTCCCAGGTGCCCCTGCTGGTGCTCACCGCGGACCGGCCCCTGGAGCTGCAAGGGTGGGGCGCGGCGCAGACGGTGCCCCAGGCGCGCCTGTTCGGCGAGTTCGCCCGCTGGTTCGTGGACCTGGGCATGCCCGAGGCCCACGAGGGCGCGCTCCTGCACTTGAGGGCCAGCGCCTCGCGGGCCCTGGCCACGGCGACGCGCGCGCCCCGGGGCGCCGTGCACCTCAACGTGCCCATGCGCGATCCGCTCTACCCCACGCCCGAGTCCGTGGACGTCAAGCACCTGTCCGAGCTCGCCCGGCACGGCCGCCCGGGCCAGCCGCTCACGCGCATCGTGCCGCCCGCGCGCCCGCCGGAGCCCCAGGCGCTGGAGGCGGTGCGCGAGCGCATCCAGGCCACCGAGCGCGGCCTCATCGTCTGCGGCCCGCGGGACGAGAACGACGGCTTCGCCGAGGCCATCACCGAGCTGGCCGAGGTCACGGGCTACCCCGTGCTGGCCGAGGCCACCTCGCAGGCGCGCTATGGCGGTGGGCCCTTCACCATCTCGCTCTACGACGCCATGTTGCGCCACGAGGCCTTCGCCCGGGCGCACCGGCCCCAACTGGTGCTGCGCTTCGGCGGCGGGCTCACGGCCCGGGGCCCGCAGACGTGGCTGGATGGCTCGGGCGCGGAGGTGGTGCTCTTCAGTGACGAGGGCGCGCTGTTCGATCCCCAGCACCGGGCCTCGCGCGTGGTGGAGGGCTCGGCGGTGGCGGCGTGCGCGGCCCTGACCCGGGGGCTGTCGCGGCGCGGGTTGGGGACGTGGGCGCGCGGCTTCCTGTGGGCCGAGCAGTGGACGCGCGCGGCCCTGGAGTCGGCCTTCTCGGAGGAGGGCGGGCTCACGGAGATGCGCCTGGCGCATGACGTGGTGGGCGCCCTGCCGGACGGGGCCAACCTCTTCGTCTCCAGCAGCATGCCCATCCGCGACGTGGATGCCTTCGCGCCCTCCACCACCCGCTCGCTGCGGGTGCTGGCCAACCGGGGCGCCAACGGCATCGACGGCATCGTCTCGAGCGCGCTGGGCATGGCGGCCGCCTCGACCCGGCCCACCGTGCTGCTCACCGGGGATCTGGCGCTGCTGCACGACGTGGGGGGCCTGCTCACCGCGCGCCGCTGTGGCATCCCCCTCACCGTGGTGGTGGTGAACAACGACGGGGGTGGCATCTTCTCGTTCCTGCCCATCGCCCAGGCCGAGCAGACGCGCACCCATTACGAGTCCCTGTGGGGCACGCCCCATGGGGTGGACTTCTCGCACGCGGCGGCGCTCTACCAGGCGCGCTACCGCCGCCCCGACTCCCCCGCGGCCCTGCGCGCGGCGGTGCTCGAGGGGCTCAAGGGCGGACTGAACCTCATCGAGGTCCGGGTCCCCGAGCGCGATCGCAACGTGGAGGCACACCGGCGGCTGTTCGCGCGGATGACCGCCGCACTGGGAGAGGGCCCATGGCTCTGA
- a CDS encoding 3-dehydroquinate synthase: MIPSPPGAYRHANDRWGPFKRLSANLPEGSLVVLDRTVGKLHPALLTALRARRPHAVVQLTGGERAKSFESLEQVLAAGLTLPRSGTLMAVGGGTIGDVSTMAAHLLKRGVRLVQVPTTLLAAVDSSLGGKGAVDVTVRGRVVKNPVGVFHYAEEAWLCPELFASLSDTQRREGALEAWKMVASLDAELFQAYTRRAPALERLVKDARRLKESVCAQDPYEQQGLRRVLNFGHTFGHVLESVSRFKLSHGDAVGLGMLCALDVGRALGVTPPHVAERVEAALEKGPGVLGRERTAQLLARASLKDIQVLLAADKKTGAGGELRMVLLTDIGVAEVRDVTAPQWRALWPAWTQGVRP; the protein is encoded by the coding sequence ATGATCCCCTCCCCTCCTGGCGCCTATCGCCATGCCAATGATCGGTGGGGTCCGTTCAAGCGCCTGAGCGCGAACCTCCCCGAGGGCAGCCTCGTCGTGCTGGACCGCACGGTGGGCAAGCTGCACCCCGCCCTGCTCACGGCGCTCCGGGCGCGCCGCCCCCACGCCGTGGTGCAGCTCACTGGCGGCGAGCGGGCCAAGTCCTTCGAGTCCCTGGAGCAGGTGCTCGCCGCGGGCCTCACCCTGCCGCGCTCGGGCACGCTCATGGCCGTGGGCGGCGGCACCATCGGCGACGTGTCCACCATGGCGGCCCACCTGCTCAAGCGCGGGGTGCGGCTGGTGCAGGTTCCCACCACGCTGCTCGCGGCGGTGGACAGCAGCCTGGGCGGCAAGGGCGCGGTGGACGTCACCGTGCGCGGCCGCGTGGTGAAGAATCCCGTGGGCGTCTTCCACTACGCCGAGGAGGCGTGGCTCTGCCCGGAGCTGTTCGCGAGCCTGTCGGACACCCAGCGGCGCGAGGGCGCGCTGGAGGCGTGGAAGATGGTGGCGAGCCTCGACGCGGAGCTCTTCCAGGCGTACACGCGCCGGGCGCCCGCGCTCGAGCGGCTGGTGAAGGACGCGCGCCGGCTCAAGGAGTCGGTGTGCGCGCAGGATCCGTACGAGCAGCAGGGCCTGCGGCGGGTGCTCAACTTCGGCCACACCTTCGGGCACGTGCTGGAGAGCGTGTCGCGCTTCAAGCTGTCGCACGGCGACGCGGTGGGCCTGGGCATGCTCTGCGCGCTCGACGTGGGCCGCGCGCTCGGCGTCACCCCGCCGCACGTGGCCGAGCGGGTGGAGGCGGCGCTGGAGAAGGGGCCCGGGGTGCTGGGCCGCGAGCGCACGGCGCAACTGCTCGCCCGCGCGTCGCTCAAGGACATCCAGGTGCTGCTGGCCGCGGACAAGAAGACGGGCGCCGGCGGCGAACTGCGCATGGTGCTGCTCACCGACATCGGCGTCGCGGAGGTCCGCGACGTCACTGCCCCTCAATGGCGCGCGCTCTGGCCCGCCTGGACCCAGGGAGTCCGCCCATGA
- the ubiE gene encoding bifunctional demethylmenaquinone methyltransferase/2-methoxy-6-polyprenyl-1,4-benzoquinol methylase UbiE, translated as MSTEVRQMFSSIATRYDVTNEVLSLGIHRLWRRKAVRLSQARPGDRVLDCASGTGDLALAFKRRVGEAGRVVGTDFCKEMLDSAPAKAAREGLQVEFQVADAMDLPFADDAFDVASIAFGIRNVDDPVKCLREMARVVRPGGRVVVLEFGQPTGFFGALFRFYSKVVMPRVGGLLTGNRAAYEYLPRTSAAFPAGERFLAMMEEAGAYQERVAHPLTFGTSYIYVGTVR; from the coding sequence ATGAGCACCGAAGTGCGGCAGATGTTCTCCTCCATCGCCACGCGCTACGACGTGACGAACGAAGTCTTGTCGTTGGGCATCCACCGGCTGTGGCGGCGCAAGGCCGTGCGGCTGAGTCAGGCGCGCCCCGGGGATCGCGTGCTGGACTGCGCCAGCGGCACGGGGGACCTGGCCCTGGCCTTCAAGCGGCGGGTGGGCGAGGCGGGCCGGGTGGTGGGCACCGACTTCTGCAAGGAGATGCTCGACAGCGCGCCCGCCAAGGCCGCGCGCGAGGGGCTCCAGGTGGAGTTCCAGGTCGCCGACGCCATGGACCTGCCCTTCGCGGACGACGCCTTCGACGTGGCGTCCATCGCCTTTGGCATCCGCAACGTGGATGATCCGGTCAAGTGCCTGCGGGAGATGGCCCGGGTGGTGCGCCCGGGCGGCCGCGTGGTGGTGCTCGAGTTCGGCCAGCCCACGGGGTTCTTCGGCGCCCTGTTCCGCTTCTACAGCAAGGTCGTCATGCCGCGCGTGGGCGGGCTGCTCACGGGCAACCGGGCCGCCTACGAGTACCTGCCCCGCACGTCCGCCGCCTTCCCCGCGGGCGAGCGGTTCCTGGCGATGATGGAGGAAGCCGGCGCCTATCAGGAAAGAGTGGCCCATCCCCTGACCTTCGGGACATCCTACATCTATGTCGGGACCGTCCGCTGA
- the aroC gene encoding chorismate synthase produces MNTFGTLFRLTTFGESHGPALGSIIDGCPAGVPLAPEQIQAALDRRRPGQSSITTARSEPDQVEILSGVFEGKTLGTPLAAIVRNTNQRSGDYEKLKAEDRPGHADAVWRERFKHRDHRGGGRTSGRETLCRVIGGAVAEAYLAQALPGLNTVAWVSQVGELVSAVPEPGLTRAQVDAHPTRCPDAGAREEMSRRILVAKEEGDSLGGCIDVRVEGLPVGLGEPIFGKLKALLAQAMGSVGAVTGVVWGPPDLLARIAQPGKAFHARKDTYGGIQGGLTNGEPVALRVFFKPPATLAEHAKGGRHDPCIMPRAVPVLEAMVSLVLADLVLQFNARPHSS; encoded by the coding sequence ATGAATACCTTCGGAACCCTGTTCCGCCTCACCACCTTCGGCGAGAGCCACGGCCCCGCCTTGGGCTCCATCATCGATGGCTGCCCGGCCGGCGTGCCGCTCGCCCCCGAGCAGATCCAGGCCGCGTTGGATCGGCGCCGGCCCGGCCAGTCCTCCATCACCACCGCCCGCTCCGAGCCGGATCAGGTGGAGATCCTCTCCGGCGTGTTCGAGGGCAAGACGCTCGGCACGCCCCTGGCCGCCATCGTGCGCAACACGAACCAGCGCTCGGGCGACTACGAGAAGCTCAAGGCCGAGGACCGGCCCGGCCACGCGGACGCCGTGTGGCGCGAGCGCTTCAAGCACCGCGACCACCGGGGCGGCGGGCGCACGAGTGGCCGCGAGACGCTCTGCCGGGTCATCGGCGGCGCGGTGGCCGAGGCGTACCTGGCCCAGGCGCTGCCCGGACTCAACACGGTGGCGTGGGTGTCCCAGGTGGGCGAACTGGTGTCGGCGGTGCCCGAGCCGGGCCTGACGCGCGCCCAGGTGGACGCGCACCCCACGCGCTGTCCGGACGCCGGGGCGCGCGAGGAGATGTCGCGGAGAATCCTCGTGGCCAAGGAGGAGGGCGACAGCCTCGGGGGCTGCATCGACGTGCGCGTGGAGGGGCTGCCCGTGGGCCTGGGCGAGCCCATCTTCGGCAAGCTCAAGGCGCTGCTCGCGCAGGCCATGGGCAGCGTGGGCGCGGTGACGGGCGTGGTGTGGGGTCCGCCGGATCTGCTCGCGCGCATCGCGCAGCCCGGCAAGGCGTTCCACGCGCGCAAGGACACCTACGGCGGCATCCAGGGCGGCCTCACCAACGGCGAGCCCGTGGCCCTGCGCGTCTTCTTCAAGCCGCCCGCCACGCTCGCCGAGCACGCCAAGGGCGGCCGTCATGATCCGTGCATCATGCCCCGCGCGGTGCCCGTGCTCGAGGCCATGGTGTCGCTCGTCCTGGCCGATCTCGTCCTCCAGTTCAACGCCCGGCCCCACTCGTCATGA
- a CDS encoding isochorismate synthase, which produces MTTLGSPDASRWVAGWSVLHAADPLAGADVWGEPCVYWEQPSRGEAVAGWGEAGLARAEDAPRAQDVLRRLSAPDGVRWLETPAQDMPGPWFGGMRFSSHGEDAAWAPFGFGRWTLPEWMVWRTAEGLRVAAFAPEGPGAEHVVRERLARVTSFFPTQARAPRDVSRALRMSAARPAFERQVEHALEAIRAERFHKVVLARAVEVEADGDFDRVDILARLREHYPRCATFLFRAPDGAAFLGATPETLCRVEGGQLETEALAGSAAPALAERLGTSDKDRREHMAVVHYILRALKPLAAQVEADREPGVLALRNVVHLRTGIRAGLDQGVGVAEVMAALHPTPAVGGTPRENALAFISSHEALDRGWYAGPVGWVGPGRAHQMVALRSAWVKGARARLFVGAGIVAGSSAESEWRETEMKGLAMLRALGGGHV; this is translated from the coding sequence ATGACGACACTCGGATCCCCTGACGCGAGCCGTTGGGTGGCGGGGTGGAGCGTACTGCACGCGGCGGATCCGCTCGCGGGGGCGGACGTGTGGGGAGAGCCGTGCGTGTACTGGGAGCAGCCGAGCCGGGGCGAGGCGGTGGCGGGGTGGGGCGAGGCGGGGCTGGCCCGGGCGGAGGACGCCCCGAGGGCCCAGGACGTGCTGCGGCGGCTGTCGGCGCCGGACGGGGTGCGCTGGCTGGAGACGCCTGCCCAGGACATGCCGGGCCCGTGGTTTGGCGGCATGCGCTTTTCCTCCCACGGCGAGGACGCGGCGTGGGCCCCCTTCGGTTTTGGCCGGTGGACCCTGCCCGAGTGGATGGTGTGGCGCACGGCGGAGGGCCTGCGGGTGGCGGCCTTCGCGCCCGAGGGGCCCGGGGCCGAGCACGTGGTGCGCGAGCGGCTGGCGCGGGTGACCAGCTTCTTTCCCACCCAGGCGCGCGCGCCCCGGGACGTGTCGCGCGCGCTGCGGATGAGCGCGGCGCGCCCGGCGTTCGAGCGCCAGGTGGAGCATGCGCTGGAGGCCATCCGCGCCGAGCGCTTCCATAAGGTGGTGCTCGCGCGCGCGGTGGAGGTGGAGGCCGACGGGGACTTCGACCGGGTGGACATCCTCGCGCGCCTGCGCGAGCACTACCCGCGCTGCGCCACCTTCCTCTTCCGGGCCCCGGACGGCGCGGCCTTCCTCGGCGCCACGCCGGAGACGTTGTGCCGGGTGGAGGGGGGCCAGCTGGAGACCGAGGCGCTCGCGGGCTCCGCGGCCCCCGCGCTCGCCGAGCGGTTGGGGACGAGCGACAAGGATCGCCGGGAGCACATGGCCGTGGTGCACTACATCCTCCGGGCGCTCAAGCCGCTCGCCGCCCAGGTCGAGGCGGACCGGGAGCCCGGCGTGCTCGCCCTGCGCAACGTGGTGCACCTGCGCACGGGCATCCGCGCCGGGCTGGACCAGGGGGTGGGGGTGGCGGAGGTGATGGCGGCCCTGCACCCCACGCCCGCGGTGGGTGGCACGCCCCGGGAGAACGCGCTGGCGTTCATCTCCTCGCACGAGGCGCTGGACCGGGGCTGGTACGCCGGTCCGGTGGGCTGGGTGGGGCCGGGACGGGCCCATCAGATGGTGGCGCTGCGCTCGGCGTGGGTGAAGGGCGCCCGGGCGCGGCTGTTCGTGGGCGCGGGCATCGTGGCGGGCTCCAGCGCGGAGTCGGAATGGCGGGAGACGGAGATGAAGGGCCTGGCCATGCTGCGCGCGCTGGGAGGCGGCCATGTCTGA
- the menH gene encoding 2-succinyl-6-hydroxy-2,4-cyclohexadiene-1-carboxylate synthase, with the protein MALKMAYEAWGEGAQPLLLVHGFTGSRTSFDHLRAVWSPHVRVIAVDLPGHGQTPLPTRPGRDGFLETLDALFGVLDEQGVQRTHLLGYSQGARFALAAAMQRPERFMRLVMESGSPGLHRRVARTERRVKDSELALFLRQKGLSAFMDYWEALPLFAGLRGMDEERRAALRARRLANTAEGLAGALECLGLGVQPDYWPELQRHRLPTLLLTGALDEKFTLTARRMAEELPVVYRHAFEGCTHAPHLEVPEAYAREVLSFLQTPWYDAPEFETTDPGSPSPSSRSSP; encoded by the coding sequence ATGGCTCTGAAGATGGCCTATGAGGCGTGGGGCGAGGGCGCGCAGCCCTTGCTGCTCGTGCACGGATTCACGGGCAGCCGCACGTCGTTCGATCACCTGCGCGCGGTGTGGAGTCCGCACGTGCGCGTCATCGCGGTGGATCTGCCCGGCCACGGCCAGACGCCCCTGCCCACGCGCCCCGGACGCGACGGCTTCCTGGAGACGCTGGACGCGCTCTTCGGGGTGCTGGACGAGCAGGGCGTGCAGCGCACCCACCTGTTGGGCTACTCGCAGGGGGCACGCTTCGCGCTGGCCGCGGCGATGCAGCGCCCCGAGCGCTTCATGCGCCTGGTCATGGAGAGCGGCTCGCCCGGCCTGCACCGTCGGGTGGCGCGCACGGAGCGGCGGGTGAAGGACAGCGAGCTGGCGCTCTTCCTGCGGCAGAAGGGGCTCTCGGCCTTCATGGACTACTGGGAGGCGCTGCCGCTGTTCGCCGGCCTGCGCGGCATGGACGAGGAGCGGCGCGCGGCCCTGCGGGCGCGGCGGCTGGCCAACACGGCCGAGGGGCTCGCCGGCGCGCTGGAGTGCCTGGGCCTGGGCGTGCAGCCGGACTACTGGCCGGAGCTGCAGCGCCACCGGCTGCCCACGCTCCTGCTCACCGGCGCCCTGGACGAGAAGTTCACCCTGACGGCGCGGCGCATGGCCGAGGAGCTGCCGGTGGTGTACCGCCACGCCTTCGAGGGCTGCACCCACGCGCCCCACCTGGAGGTGCCCGAGGCCTACGCCCGCGAGGTGCTCTCCTTCCTCCAGACGCCCTGGTACGACGCGCCCGAATTCGAGACCACCGATCCCGGGTCTCCCTCTCCCTCTTCCCGGTCTTCCCCATGA
- a CDS encoding shikimate dehydrogenase has protein sequence MKTARRVVTLPPGVRGPDAVRFAADARRHGADVLEVRTDLHPADAVDAAALAATLELLVSERGTPLPPAWVAAARWVDRDVVHAGDLAAPPGKLLASHHASGPLNTAQALRLWDVALPEGAQVKHVEPLGPVSRERVAELLETQARLRERFGEGRVTLLTMSDTALPVRAVLARQNTLDYVAVGGEWKAAPGQRLLADAAREARAPASRHAGRLGILGTSIAHSRSPRIHFQPFDRIDLPEDAPIESVVDALLPHYRGFAITSPFKLRLARHTGASLDAINTLVRRGDHWESFNTDTEGARAVIERLGTRDLFVLGDGGASAALRTVAAEQGLSPRFLRRAAISTPLSGTGIWTWPDRVTPPDALRFEGARVAVIAYGAPARRIAHDIRRRGGTPVLLGAAWFIAQARKQRALWETST, from the coding sequence ATGAAGACCGCCCGCCGCGTCGTCACCCTTCCCCCCGGTGTGCGCGGCCCCGATGCCGTGCGCTTCGCCGCCGACGCGCGGCGGCACGGCGCGGACGTGCTGGAGGTGCGCACGGACCTGCACCCGGCGGACGCGGTGGACGCGGCGGCCCTGGCCGCCACCCTGGAGCTGCTCGTCTCCGAGCGCGGCACGCCCCTGCCCCCCGCGTGGGTGGCGGCCGCCCGGTGGGTGGATCGGGACGTGGTGCACGCGGGGGACCTGGCGGCCCCCCCGGGCAAGCTGCTCGCCTCGCACCACGCCAGCGGCCCGCTCAACACCGCCCAGGCGCTGCGCCTGTGGGACGTGGCGCTGCCCGAGGGCGCCCAGGTCAAGCACGTGGAGCCCCTGGGCCCCGTGTCGCGCGAGCGCGTGGCGGAGCTGCTGGAGACCCAGGCGCGGCTGCGCGAGCGCTTCGGCGAGGGCCGGGTGACGCTGCTCACCATGAGCGACACCGCCCTGCCCGTGCGCGCGGTGCTCGCGCGCCAGAACACGCTGGACTACGTGGCCGTGGGCGGGGAGTGGAAGGCGGCCCCGGGCCAGCGCCTGCTCGCGGACGCCGCGCGCGAGGCCCGCGCCCCCGCGTCCCGCCACGCCGGCCGGCTCGGCATCCTCGGCACCTCCATCGCCCACTCGCGCTCCCCGCGCATCCATTTCCAACCCTTCGACCGCATCGATCTGCCCGAAGACGCGCCCATCGAGTCCGTCGTGGACGCGCTCCTGCCCCACTACCGGGGCTTCGCCATCACCAGTCCCTTCAAGCTGCGCCTCGCCCGGCACACCGGCGCGTCCCTGGACGCGATCAACACCCTCGTGCGCCGCGGCGATCATTGGGAGTCCTTCAACACCGACACCGAGGGGGCCCGCGCCGTGATCGAACGGCTCGGGACCCGGGATCTCTTCGTGCTCGGTGATGGAGGGGCCAGCGCCGCACTCCGTACCGTGGCGGCCGAGCAGGGCCTCTCGCCGCGCTTCCTGCGCCGCGCCGCCATTTCCACCCCCTTGAGCGGCACCGGCATCTGGACCTGGCCGGACCGCGTCACTCCTCCGGACGCCCTTCGTTTCGAGGGCGCCCGCGTCGCGGTCATCGCCTATGGCGCTCCGGCCCGACGCATCGCCCACGACATCCGCCGACGCGGGGGCACGCCCGTGCTCCTCGGCGCGGCATGGTTCATCGCCCAGGCCCGCAAGCAGCGGGCCCTCTGGGAGACCTCCACATGA
- a CDS encoding shikimate kinase — translation MSGPSAEQRQHLIERILNAVDPRLAVGVRAEFSRRAPAEPPHAARTVVLGGHRAAGKSRLLPLVSALLGRPGVDLDIELERRTGRALREWVLTDTAGFRAAERALFLSLPPGSCVAVGGGYLSHHPETLASCYTLLVPISLETYRERLTQDTRRPRLRPELSLEEELTSIYAQRTALHDRLNTVALGEFLRAMSTWSPELPA, via the coding sequence ATGTCGGGACCGTCCGCTGAACAGCGGCAGCACCTCATCGAGAGAATCCTCAACGCCGTGGACCCACGCCTCGCCGTGGGAGTCCGGGCGGAGTTCTCCCGCCGGGCCCCCGCCGAGCCTCCCCACGCGGCGCGCACCGTCGTGCTCGGGGGCCACCGGGCCGCGGGCAAGTCGCGCCTGCTGCCCCTGGTGAGCGCGCTGCTCGGCCGGCCCGGGGTGGATTTAGACATCGAGCTGGAGCGGCGCACGGGCCGCGCGCTGCGCGAGTGGGTGCTCACGGACACGGCGGGCTTCCGGGCGGCGGAACGCGCGCTGTTCCTGTCCCTGCCCCCGGGCAGCTGCGTGGCGGTGGGGGGCGGCTATCTCTCCCACCACCCCGAGACGCTCGCGTCCTGCTACACCCTGCTCGTGCCCATCTCCCTGGAGACCTACCGCGAGCGCCTGACGCAGGACACCCGTCGGCCGCGGCTGCGTCCGGAGCTGTCCCTGGAGGAGGAGCTCACCAGCATCTACGCGCAGCGCACGGCGCTGCATGACCGGCTGAACACGGTGGCCCTCGGCGAGTTCCTGCGCGCCATGTCCACCTGGAGCCCGGAGCTGCCGGCATGA
- the menC gene encoding o-succinylbenzoate synthase, with amino-acid sequence MRIMEATLERSRLELLQPLKTAGGTYVAREGFLVRLVDASGRVGWGEAMPLVEFGTESPEACERVLRAWLAASGDGTDPALPEGHPAARHALEQARVDLLSQHEGLPLSRWLSPEAREEVQVNALLGGATPEALAREAGHARDSGYETFKLKVAGRPWEEDTRRLEAVQDAVGPTGRVRIDANGGWTEAEATRALDAWADRGLELCEQPVAAEALEALARVSARAPCPIAADEALAVPGAAERLLSPPVGVRVLVLKPMVLGGLLPALALAREAARRGVAAYVTSALDGVVARAGAAHLAAALPSGRHASGLGVGHLFRDEPPEHPFRPVRGRIVLPRTPGQGVPR; translated from the coding sequence ATGCGGATCATGGAGGCGACCCTCGAGCGCTCGCGCCTGGAATTGCTGCAACCCCTGAAGACGGCGGGCGGGACGTACGTGGCGCGCGAGGGCTTCCTCGTGCGCCTGGTGGACGCGTCGGGCCGGGTGGGGTGGGGCGAGGCGATGCCGCTCGTGGAGTTCGGCACGGAGTCGCCGGAGGCGTGTGAGCGGGTGCTGCGGGCCTGGCTCGCGGCGTCGGGCGACGGGACGGACCCGGCGCTCCCCGAGGGACATCCCGCCGCCCGGCATGCGCTGGAGCAAGCCCGGGTGGATCTCCTGTCGCAGCACGAGGGGCTCCCGTTGAGCCGGTGGTTGTCGCCCGAGGCGCGCGAGGAGGTCCAGGTCAACGCGCTCCTGGGCGGCGCGACCCCGGAGGCACTGGCGCGGGAGGCCGGGCACGCGCGGGACTCGGGATACGAGACCTTCAAGCTCAAGGTGGCGGGCCGTCCCTGGGAGGAGGACACGCGGCGGTTGGAGGCGGTCCAGGACGCGGTGGGCCCGACGGGCCGGGTGCGGATCGACGCCAACGGTGGCTGGACGGAGGCCGAGGCGACGCGGGCCCTGGACGCGTGGGCGGATCGGGGGCTGGAGCTGTGTGAGCAGCCGGTGGCGGCCGAGGCGCTCGAGGCCCTGGCCCGGGTGAGCGCGCGCGCCCCGTGCCCCATCGCGGCGGACGAGGCCCTGGCCGTGCCCGGCGCCGCCGAGCGGCTGCTCTCCCCGCCCGTGGGGGTGCGTGTGCTGGTGCTCAAGCCCATGGTGCTCGGGGGGCTGTTGCCCGCGTTGGCGCTGGCGCGCGAGGCGGCCCGGCGGGGCGTGGCGGCGTATGTGACGAGCGCGCTGGATGGCGTGGTGGCCCGGGCGGGAGCCGCGCACCTCGCGGCGGCATTGCCGTCGGGGCGCCATGCCTCGGGGCTCGGGGTGGGCCACCTCTTTCGAGACGAGCCGCCGGAGCATCCGTTCCGTCCGGTGCGCGGCCGCATCGTGTTGCCGCGGACGCCGGGCCAGGGGGTGCCGCGATGA